In a single window of the Rhipicephalus sanguineus isolate Rsan-2018 unplaced genomic scaffold, BIME_Rsan_1.4 Seq425, whole genome shotgun sequence genome:
- the LOC125756665 gene encoding uncharacterized protein LOC125756665 codes for MDATLTQRGYDPHAMTWETITTSETPNSASSPRFRSQALNDAVERRSQANAKKAASAAAPASGTPADKTQPLASRAVGRKGKVLTKWKPRPFPKPNPDDYVIVVKPRECISLHDAFSENWYGTAFKAYLGPERAETLTVIPSREQNLIVIHTPDPDTADKIIGDFAVNIEHRQVLLNGYLRQDGSNVCHGVIVVRNTDTTETLRESVRWRSGTIVEVRKFGTSNKARVTFAGKEKPRFVHYDTMLIPVKPYYRTIPACGKCGVVGHRMDTCPNPRPDTCGLCGQQVPLVEEGVRAPHECVPVCSVCGGAHATNSRACTAKYRNSKVAAHQGGKSKRASKKRRKHQTPSEPPRREVAKTDKPASPTGGIGKQPSTPA; via the coding sequence ATGGACGCTACGCTCACCCAGCGTGGATACGACCCTCATGCCATGACGTGGGAGACGATTACGACGTCCGAAACGCCAAATTCTGCTTCTTCACCGAGGTTTCGGAGCCAAGCTCTCAACGACGCGGTTGAACGCCGCTCGCAAGCCAACGCCAAGAAGGCGGCGTCCGCCGCTGCCCCGGCATCTGGCACGCCAGCTGACAAGACGCAGCCTCTCGCTTCGCGCGCTGTGGGacgcaagggcaaggttctcacTAAATGGAAGCCTCGCCCGTTTCCAAAACCGAATCCGGACGACTATGTAATTGTCGTAAAGCCACGAGAGTGCATCTCATTGCATGATGCTTTCTCAGAGAACTGGTACGGGACCGCGTTTAAGGCATACCTCGGGCCTGAGCGAGCTGAGACGTTGACAGTTATTCCATCGAGAGAGCAAAATCTTATCGTTATTCACACCCCGGACCCTGACACGGCGGACAAAATCATCGGGGACTTCGCGGTAAACATCGAGCATAGACAGGTTCTGCTCAACGGGTACCTGCGACAAGATGGTAGCAATGTCTGCCATGGAGTCATCGTAGTCCGCAACACAGACACGACGGAGACGCTCCGAGAGAGCGTACGCTGGAGGTCTGGCACCATCGTCGAGGTGCGTAAATTTGGAACGTCGAACAAGGCGCGTGTGACCTTCGCTGGCAAGGAGAAGCCACGCTTTGTTCACTACGACACAATGCTGATCCCCGTCAAACCCTACTACCGGACCATCCCGGCCTGCGGAAAGTGCGGTGTCGTCGGCCATCGCATGGACACTTGTCCCAACCCAAGACCGGATACATGTGGCCTGTGTGGACAGCAGGTTCCGCTTGTGGAGGAGGGGGTGCGGGCCCCTCATGAATGTGTACCCGTCTGTTCTGTGTGTGGTGGAGCACACGCCACAAACTCTCGTGCGTGTACGGCCAAGTACCGTAATTCCAAGGTGGCCGCACACCAGGGCGGAAAGTCCAAAAGggcgtccaagaaacgacgcaaacatCAGACTCCCAGTGAGCCACCGCGCCGGGAGGTC